One window of the Gemmatimonas sp. UBA7669 genome contains the following:
- a CDS encoding S-adenosylmethionine decarboxylase family protein, giving the protein MSLPVSHIEGQEWMVEAHGCDPVRLASAATMQRVFERIIRDLSLHPVGAPLWHTFPEPGGVTGMVMLAESHLTVHTFPEYGSACFNLFCCTPRAEWPWRDALAELLGAESVNVRHVIRAYSGIPVTPGVSA; this is encoded by the coding sequence GTGTCCTTGCCTGTATCGCACATTGAAGGACAGGAGTGGATGGTTGAGGCGCACGGCTGTGATCCCGTGCGCCTCGCCAGTGCCGCCACCATGCAGCGTGTGTTCGAGCGCATCATCCGTGACCTCTCGCTGCATCCGGTGGGCGCGCCGCTCTGGCACACCTTTCCCGAGCCCGGTGGCGTGACGGGCATGGTGATGCTGGCCGAGTCGCATCTGACGGTGCACACCTTCCCCGAATATGGCTCGGCATGCTTCAACCTGTTTTGCTGCACGCCGCGTGCGGAGTGGCCATGGCGTGATGCGTTGGCCGAACTGCTTGGAGCAGAGTCGGTAAACGTTCGGCATGTCATTCGCGCCTATTCCGGCATCCCGGTTACGCCGGGCGTCTCGGCATGA
- a CDS encoding DUF4178 domain-containing protein: MTVPAPHGASCPNCGAPVRFRWAQAVQTTCAYCRSVLVRRDLDLARVGQQADFPHTGSPIQLGTEGRWRDQNFVVVGRLSYQWARGRWNEWHCVLNSGHSAWLSDAQLEYAMTMQADPAGVLPSIDRIQVGTLYFFDNVPYEVASITEAEYIGTEGDLPFTTTARHRCRFVDLMNVEGRFGTVDGSETPARLYLGEYLTFDQLALRNLREFEGW; this comes from the coding sequence ATGACCGTTCCCGCGCCACATGGCGCCAGTTGTCCGAACTGCGGTGCGCCGGTGCGATTCCGCTGGGCGCAGGCGGTGCAAACCACCTGCGCCTACTGCCGCTCGGTGCTGGTGCGTCGTGATCTCGACCTCGCCCGCGTGGGTCAGCAGGCCGACTTTCCGCATACCGGCTCGCCCATCCAGCTCGGCACCGAAGGGCGCTGGCGCGATCAGAATTTTGTTGTCGTCGGTCGCCTCAGTTACCAGTGGGCCCGCGGTCGCTGGAACGAGTGGCACTGCGTACTGAACAGCGGCCACAGCGCCTGGCTGTCCGATGCGCAGCTCGAGTACGCCATGACCATGCAAGCCGATCCGGCCGGCGTGCTGCCGTCCATCGACCGCATCCAGGTGGGGACGCTGTACTTCTTCGACAACGTCCCGTACGAGGTCGCGAGCATCACCGAGGCCGAGTACATCGGTACGGAAGGCGATCTGCCGTTCACCACCACCGCGCGGCATCGCTGTCGCTTTGTGGACCTCATGAATGTCGAGGGACGTTTCGGCACCGTGGATGGCAGTGAAACGCCCGCGCGACTCTATCTCGGTGAGTACCTGACCTTCGATCAGCTCGCCCTCCGCAACCTGCGGGAGTTCGAGGGATGGTGA